CATCGGCGCGAGCCAGCTCCCCGCCGGGCTGGGATAGAGAAACGCGATGCGTTCTTGAGCGCCGGCGTGAGAACTTAAAAGATGCCCCAGGCAAAATAAAAGCGCGATGACGATCCCAAGCGCCACTTTTTCTCCCCCACGAAACCTGTAGCCGGAAGCCCCCGCCGTTGTCAAGCAACATGATTTAGCTTTCGGGTCATTTTCGGGCTGCTTGCAAATTGGAGACACGCAGAGAGATTCTTCGCTGCGCTCAGAATGACATGGGATGGATTGTCATCCTGAACGAAGTGAAGGATCTCTCCGAAAATGTACTACCCGCATTCGTACCTACTTGACAACATATCACTCGAAGGCGATATGTTGGCCGCAGTCGACGGAGGATTTATGAAATCCATAACCGGCATGGCACGCTTCGCGTTCATCATTTTGCCGCTGCTGATTTTTAACTCGGCCGGAGAAGTTAGAGGCCAATCCTCAAAGGAAATCGTTGACGCGGCTAAAAAGGACGGGCAACTAGTTTTTTACGCGGGCATCCCAGTTCCGGATGCGCAGGCGATACTCGCGGTCTTCGAGAAGAAATATCCTTTCATCAAGACGACTTTTTATCGCTCGACCGGGCCGGCGTTGGTCTCGCGCATTCAAACCGAGCAGCGCGCCGGACAGTCCGTCTGGGATGTCATGAACAGCACCGGGTTCGAGCCTTACGTGCTGCTCGAGCAGGGTTATTTCACCAAATACGAATCGCCGGAGAGAAAACATTTTCCCGAGGGGCACAAGGATAGCGAAGGGTATTGGGCCACCATGTACACGAGTCCGAACCTGATGAGCTACAATACCCGGCTGGTTTCGTCAAAAGATCTGCCGAAAGATTACTCCGAGCTGTTGGATCCGAAGTGGAAAGGCAAGCTCGGCCTGGATTCGTCGGACTTTGAATGGTATTGCGAACTTGAAGAAGACATGGGGAAGTGAGAAAGCGCGTAATTTTTTTGACGGACTCAGAACGCAGGACGTGCGCCTGATTCAGGGACGCACACTGCTCACGGAGCTCTTGGGAACCGGAGAGTTCACCGTTCTGGTCAATAATTATCTTCAGAACGTCGTGGAAGCGAAGCGCAAGGGCAATGCCGTCGATTTTCTTGCTCTCGATCCCGTCATCGCCGGGTCGGGGCTCGTCGGCATCAACAAAAACGCGCCCCATCCCGCCGCGGCCAGGCTCTTCATCGATTTTGTGCTTTCCAAAGAGGGCCAGGAGCTGATCGTGAAAACCGACCGGAGCTCGGTGCGCAAAGACGTGGCGGGCAATCCCTTCGATTTGATAAAGAACGTCAGAATTGTCGCCTCGGATTTAAATCTTGGAAAGAATTATGTCGAGACGAGAGACGAATACCGGCAACTCCTCGGAATCAAATAGCATGCCGCGCGCTGGAGATTTTTTTCCTGGCGCCCGAGTTTGATGCATCACAGACAAGGAGACAGTTTTCATGACGTATGTCGATTGCGATTCCCATATTTTACCGCGCGACGCCTTTGACGAGGTTGCGCCGGAGTTCCGCGACGAAGGACCGCGCATCGCCGTGGATGCTGAAGGAAACTCCTCAGTGGTTTACCCGGCGCGGCAACGAAATATTCCAGACTACGCGCGGCACATTCCCAACCCCTTTAACCCGCGGCCGCGCACTTCGGGAGACGATCCGTCGGTTCGCGTCGCCGACATGAGCAAAGCCCGCTTCGACGTGCAGGTCCTGGTTCCGAGCAACGGCGCTTTCTATTACGACGTCGAGCCCAAGCTCGCGATGAGCGTCTGTCGCTCTTACAACAATGCGATCGGCCGCATCCTAAAAAAATATCCGGGGAAGTTCTTCGGGCTGGCGACGCTCCCGCTCCAAGATGCTCCGCGGGCGGCCGACGAGTTGGAGCGGGCGGTTCGCGGGCTCGGCCTGCACGCCGCCGTGAGCTACAGCAGCGTCAAGGAGAAGGACCTCGACGACGAGGAGCTGTGGCCGGTTTACGCCAAGGCCGAGGAACTCAACGTTCCGATCATCGTCCACCCCGTCAACACCGGGCCGATCGCCGGAGGTTGGCGGCTGACGCGCCACTACAAAACCCGCGGCTACGGTTTTTGGAGCGCCATGGGCAATGCCATCGAGAATTCGATCGCGCTGGCGAATCTCATGTTCGGCGGCGTCCTGGACGCTTTTCCCAGACTGCGCTTTTGCTTCATGGAGGGCGGAGGTACTCAGGTTCCCCATCTTATGGAGTCTCTCTCGGCGGTCTATCAAGGGGAGGGAGACTACGATCGCCTGAAGACAAGACCCAAGCGCGAGCCGGCCGGATACCTGGACCGGCTCTATTTTTCTATTCGTCCCACGGAAGGTTTGCTCGGCGTTCTGGTCGAGCGCCTCGGGAGTCAAAGCTGGGTCGTGGGGACCGACTACCCGCACGCGGACACCATGGGAAGTTGGCCGAATACGGTGCCGGTCATCAACGCGCGCGAAGATCTTTCCAAAGAGGCGAAGGACGCGATCCTCGGCGGCAACGCCCTGAGGCTCTTCGGCATGAACGGGCGGTAGAGAACAAGGAGGATCGATCATTTACGGATCCATCCCACCCTTGCTCTTTCACCGCCGAGGAAGTCCAAGAAACGATCCGTCGCTATCCCAATCCGGAAAAACCGGGAGAGCCGTCGGCGAATACGATAGTGACGGGAATCAGCGGCTACTCACGAAGCTAAGGCTTCTGCACCTGCAGATTGTTGACCACGCTCTTCACGCCGCCGACCTGCGATGCGATCTGCTCGGCGCGCGCCCGATCCGCAGCGCTCGCGACGACCCCGTTCAAGTAAACGACGCCCCGGGTCGTGTCCACGTCGATGCGGGTGAAGTTCGAGGCCTTTTCGGCCGTCAGCTTTGTCTTCACCGTCGCCGTGATGTTGGTATCGTCGATATTCTGGCCCATGGTCTCGCCGGTGAGAGCCACACATCCGGAAAGAGCCGTGAGGAGCAGGATGCAAACCGCCAGAGACCCCAGTGCTTTGGTCATAACCACCTCCTTGAACAATTGACGCGATTCATCGCATATCGTAAGAAAGCTTGCAATCGGTTTCCAGGCCCCTGCCCGGCGGCCGCCTCGACGAAGAAAGGAATTGAAATCATGAAAAAAGTGAAGGAGCAGCACCTGCCGCACAACACCGGCTGGGCCGGAGAGATAAAAAAGGGCCAGGTGCTGCGGATCATCGCGACCACCACGGTCGATTTCGTCTGCTTCAAACGGGAGAATTTGAAAGAGCGCTTTGACCAGGCACGCACCAAGGTTTACAACGGCAAGATTTTCGTCACCACCGGCGACAAGCTGATGGGACGAAACAACCAGCACATGATGACGATCGTCGCGGACACCAACGATCAGGGAACTCACGACCTGCAGAAAGGCATGTGCAGCGGCTACCGTTTTCAGCTCGCCAAAAAAGAGGGAAGGCTCCGGGAGTACTACCACAGAGATTACAAGGACGAAGACATTCCGGACCACGGCTGCTATGAAAATTTATCGCGGGCGCTGGCACCCTATGGCATCGAGCCGGAGGATATCCCCAATCCGTGGAACTTGAACCAGCATATGATCATCGACGGCAAGACCGGAAAGATGGAGCATACGACGGTCCGGGCGAAGCCGGGGAGCTACGTCGACCTCCGCGCCGAGATGGATCTATTGGTCGCGATGAGCGCCTGCCCCGACATGCCGGTGGGTGGACAACCGCTTGATCTCTTGATTTACGTACCGTTAATCAAGAGATAATTTTGAATGTTGAGTTTTGAATGTTGAGTTGCCGGACTCGGAGGCAAACATGGTAATCCAGGCGCAAAAATATAATGTTGGCGGCGTTTTGTTGGACCGGCCGTTCAAGATCCGGCGCCTCGGCCACTTCGGCTTCAACCTCGTGAACATGGATGAAGGCGTGCGCTTCTATACCGACTTTCTGGGATTTCGCGTGTCCGACGTGATCGATTTTTCGCGCCGTGCCAAAAGTCCCGATCAGATCGCCGGCCTCGGCGACCCGAAAGGCTACTTCACGCGCTACGGCGGCGATCACCACGCGCTGGTCCTCTTCAACAAGCGCGTGCGCGATGCTTTGGGCAGGGGCGACAAGCCCAGCGTCACGATCAATCAGATCACCTGGCAGGTGGGAAGCCTAAGCGAAGTCGGCGGCGCGATAAAATGGCTCACGGAAAGAGGAATAAAAATTCAGCGCTCCGGTCGCGACATGCCCGGCTCGAACTGGCACACCTATCTCTTCGACCCGGACGGCCACCAGAACGAGCTTTACTACGGCATCGAGCAGATCGGCTGGACCGGCCACAGCAAGCCCAGGGCGATGTACGACCGGGAGTTTCACGAGCCGCCCGCTCTGCCGCAGATTTCCGAATTCGAAGAAGTCGAGCAGGCGCTGAAGCGCGGCGTCGATATCACGTCCGGTCACCGCCACGTCGATAAACTCCCGGCGACGTACGACGTGGACGGCGTCTTGCTGCCGCGGCCGTTCAAGATCGTCCGTCTGGGACCCGTGGAGCTTTTCGTCGAGAATTTAGCAGCGGCGGAAAAGTTTTACCGCGACACGCTGGGCTTCACGCTCACGGAGGAAGTCGACTGGCGCGGCCACCGCTGCCTGTACCTGCGCGCCAACACGGAGCACCATTCGCTGGCGCTCTAT
Above is a genomic segment from Candidatus Binatia bacterium containing:
- a CDS encoding urea carboxylase-associated family protein, with the protein product MKKVKEQHLPHNTGWAGEIKKGQVLRIIATTTVDFVCFKRENLKERFDQARTKVYNGKIFVTTGDKLMGRNNQHMMTIVADTNDQGTHDLQKGMCSGYRFQLAKKEGRLREYYHRDYKDEDIPDHGCYENLSRALAPYGIEPEDIPNPWNLNQHMIIDGKTGKMEHTTVRAKPGSYVDLRAEMDLLVAMSACPDMPVGGQPLDLLIYVPLIKR
- a CDS encoding ABC transporter substrate-binding protein, producing the protein MKSITGMARFAFIILPLLIFNSAGEVRGQSSKEIVDAAKKDGQLVFYAGIPVPDAQAILAVFEKKYPFIKTTFYRSTGPALVSRIQTEQRAGQSVWDVMNSTGFEPYVLLEQGYFTKYESPERKHFPEGHKDSEGYWATMYTSPNLMSYNTRLVSSKDLPKDYSELLDPKWKGKLGLDSSDFEWYCELEEDMGK
- a CDS encoding extracellular solute-binding protein, which gives rise to MKKTWGSEKARNFFDGLRTQDVRLIQGRTLLTELLGTGEFTVLVNNYLQNVVEAKRKGNAVDFLALDPVIAGSGLVGINKNAPHPAAARLFIDFVLSKEGQELIVKTDRSSVRKDVAGNPFDLIKNVRIVASDLNLGKNYVETRDEYRQLLGIK
- a CDS encoding VOC family protein, coding for MVIQAQKYNVGGVLLDRPFKIRRLGHFGFNLVNMDEGVRFYTDFLGFRVSDVIDFSRRAKSPDQIAGLGDPKGYFTRYGGDHHALVLFNKRVRDALGRGDKPSVTINQITWQVGSLSEVGGAIKWLTERGIKIQRSGRDMPGSNWHTYLFDPDGHQNELYYGIEQIGWTGHSKPRAMYDREFHEPPALPQISEFEEVEQALKRGVDITSGHRHVDKLPATYDVDGVLLPRPFKIVRLGPVELFVENLAAAEKFYRDTLGFTLTEEVDWRGHRCLYLRANTEHHSLALYPLAMREPLGLSAHSTCMSLGLQLANYRQLRDAVSFFRKHGARCAEVPPELYPGIDYAAHVLDPDGHCLKLYYYMEQVGWDGKPRPKNLRRGVTSGEWPETVEPMSDTYEGEPFLGPWG
- a CDS encoding amidohydrolase family protein, whose product is MTYVDCDSHILPRDAFDEVAPEFRDEGPRIAVDAEGNSSVVYPARQRNIPDYARHIPNPFNPRPRTSGDDPSVRVADMSKARFDVQVLVPSNGAFYYDVEPKLAMSVCRSYNNAIGRILKKYPGKFFGLATLPLQDAPRAADELERAVRGLGLHAAVSYSSVKEKDLDDEELWPVYAKAEELNVPIIVHPVNTGPIAGGWRLTRHYKTRGYGFWSAMGNAIENSIALANLMFGGVLDAFPRLRFCFMEGGGTQVPHLMESLSAVYQGEGDYDRLKTRPKREPAGYLDRLYFSIRPTEGLLGVLVERLGSQSWVVGTDYPHADTMGSWPNTVPVINAREDLSKEAKDAILGGNALRLFGMNGR
- a CDS encoding BON domain-containing protein produces the protein MTKALGSLAVCILLLTALSGCVALTGETMGQNIDDTNITATVKTKLTAEKASNFTRIDVDTTRGVVYLNGVVASAADRARAEQIASQVGGVKSVVNNLQVQKP